AATATCACCACTAAAATCTTCTAATTTTATATTTCCTGCTGAAGCATCTATTGCAGAAGTTTTACATACAATACTTTTACCATCTATACCTCCGGCACTATTATTTAAAGTTAATTTTTCTGCTATATTTAAATTTTCTAAATCCATCTTACCTGCACTTAATTTAGCATACATACTATTTAAACTTAAATCCTTTATACTTGTATCTCCTGCTGAAGAATATACTTCCAGATTATTTTTATAAGCTTCTGGAATAGTAATATTTAACTTAACATCAGATTTATTTGTAAAATCAAATATGTGTATTGATGGTCCTTTCCTTTTAAAGTTTATATACAAAGTATCTCCGTCTTTATAGCAATCCAATTTAGGAATATTATTAGATGTGGCGCTTACGTTTCCTAAAGCCTGGGCAGTTACATTCACTTTACTACCCTTCGAAACATACACATCAGCCGCTGAAGAATCCACATATATTCTTGAAATACTATTAGTGCTTAATTCTTTACTCTCATTAACTTTATAATCCTTATCAGAAACTTTTAACAAATTACCATGCCCAAAAGATAATGCCATTGCGATTCCATAACTAATT
The Clostridium felsineum DSM 794 DNA segment above includes these coding regions:
- a CDS encoding DUF4097 family beta strand repeat-containing protein — protein: MKINIKKIVLYLVGICLISYGIAMALSFGHGNLLKVSDKDYKVNESKELSTNSISRIYVDSSAADVYVSKGSKVNVTAQALGNVSATSNNIPKLDCYKDGDTLYINFKRKGPSIHIFDFTNKSDVKLNITIPEAYKNNLEVYSSAGDTSIKDLSLNSMYAKLSAGKMDLENLNIAEKLTLNNSAGGIDGKSIVCKTSAIDASAGNIKLEDFSGDIQGRNSAGNTTISYSKFNNNVDFRSSAGNIKLTIPKDSKFKLDAYASAGGVDCDFPLSSTGSGAEKEVKGSVGESNNIIQLKNSAGNIDINN